One Cyprinus carpio isolate SPL01 chromosome B25, ASM1834038v1, whole genome shotgun sequence genomic region harbors:
- the LOC122142494 gene encoding sialic acid synthase-like → MSAEFELCPGRKIGGTNPCFIIAEIGQNHQGDIEIAKKMIRMAKDCGADCAKFQKSEIEHRFTKHALERPYTSPHAWGPTYGAHKHHLEFSHQQYRELQQYANDIGIFFTASGMDEMAIEFLHEINVPFFKVASADTNNIPYLEKTAKKGRPMVISSGMQSMETMHCVYQTVKKHNPNFTFLQCTSAYPLPLEHANLSLIPEFQKEFPDIPIGYSGHETGIHVSVAAVALGAKVLERHVTLDKTWKGSDHAASLEPAELAELVRAIRMVEMAMGSPIKQMLPCEASCHSKLGKSVVARKPLQKGEILTLDMLTVKVAEPHGVRPENIFKLVGKKITEDLEEDATITDAMIKG, encoded by the exons ATGTCTGCTGAGTTTGAACTTTGTCCTGGAAGAAAAATCGGGGGCACCAATCCCTGTTTTATCATCGCTGAGATTGGACAGAACCATCAAGGAGACATAGAAATCGCCAAAAAAATGATCCGAATGGCCAAG GACTGTGGAGCTGATTGTGCCAAGTTTCAAAAGAGTGAGATCGAACACAGATTCACCAAACATGCTCTGGAGCGTCCCTACACGTCCCCTCACGCCTGGGGGCCGACCTACGGGGCTCATAAGCATCATCTGGAGTTCAGTCACCAGCAGTACAGAGAACTGCAGCAGTACGCCAATGACATTGGCATCTTCTTTACAGCATCGGGGATGGATGAG ATGGCAATAGAATTTCTTCATGAAATCAATGTGCCGTTTTTCAAAGTTGCCTCAGCAGACACCAATAACATCCCTTACCTGGAGAAAACCGCCAAAAAAG GTCGTCCCATGGTGATATCTAGTGGAATGCAGTCGATGGAGACCATGCACTGTGTTTACCAAACCGTTAAGAAGCACAATCCCAATTTCACTTTCTTGCAGTGCACCAGCGCTTATCCACTGCCATTAGAGCACGCCAACCTCAGTCTGATCCCT GAGTTCCAGAAGGAGTTTCCGGACATTCCCATCGGATACTCTGGACATGAGACGGGCATCCATGTGTCTGTGGCTGCTGTGGCACTCGGGGCGAAGGTCCTGGAGCGTCATGTGACCCTGGATAAGACCTGGAAAGGCAGTGACCACGCAGCATCACTGGAGCCGGCTGAGCTGGCGGAGCTGGTGAGAGCCATCAGGATGGTTGAGATGGCAATGGGCTCGCCAATCAAACAGATGCTGCCCTGTGAGGCTTCCTGTCACAGCAAG TTGGGTAAGTCGGTAGTGGCCCGGAAACCATTGCAGAAGGGTGAGATATTAACTCTTGACATGCTGACAGTAAAAGTGGCCGAACCGCATGGTGTGAGACCAGAGAACATCTTCAAACTGGTTGGCAAGAAAATCACAGAGGACCTGGAAGAAGATGCCACCATCACTGATGCCATGATAAAAGGCTGA